A genomic window from Streptomyces brevispora includes:
- a CDS encoding FtsW/RodA/SpoVE family cell cycle protein — MTATTADAPPPELRLPKRRGVELSLLIGAVLISVYGYAAVGLARNGVVPPDVAGYGGGLGLLALLAHLAVRFRAPYADPLLLPIAVLLNGLGLVLIYRLDLETPRDQAAPTQLVWSTLGVAFFIAVVVFLRDHRVLQRYAYLSVATALVLMIVPIFFPAVNGAKIWIRVGGFSFQPGEFAKILLAVFFAAYLAANRNALAYTGRKIWKLQLPTGRVLGPIVAIWLLSVGVLVLERDLGTSLLFFGLFVIMLYVATGRIGWIAVGLLLAAVGAFVVGSFEPHVHSRVQDWIDPFASIDAGRGPGQLAQSLFAFAAGGMLGTGLGLGHSILIGFAAKSDFILATAGEELGLTGLTAIFMLYALLVARGYRAGLALRDSFGRLLSIGLSSILALQVFVIAGGVMGLIPLTGMAMPFLAQGGSSVVTNWIIVALLIRVSDVARRPHPDQVETGVIAPILEDEL, encoded by the coding sequence ATGACCGCAACGACAGCGGACGCACCCCCGCCCGAACTGCGCCTGCCCAAGCGGCGCGGCGTGGAACTCTCGCTCCTCATCGGGGCCGTCCTCATCTCCGTCTACGGCTACGCCGCCGTCGGTCTGGCCAGGAACGGCGTGGTCCCACCCGATGTCGCGGGGTACGGCGGCGGCCTCGGGCTGCTCGCCCTGCTCGCGCATCTCGCCGTCCGCTTCCGTGCCCCGTACGCCGATCCGCTGCTGCTGCCCATCGCCGTCCTGCTCAACGGCCTCGGCCTGGTGCTGATCTACCGGCTCGACCTGGAGACCCCGAGGGACCAGGCGGCCCCCACCCAGCTGGTCTGGTCCACGCTCGGCGTCGCGTTCTTCATCGCGGTCGTGGTGTTCCTGCGCGACCACCGGGTGCTCCAGCGCTACGCCTACCTCTCGGTCGCCACCGCCCTCGTCCTGATGATCGTGCCGATCTTCTTCCCCGCGGTGAACGGTGCCAAGATCTGGATCCGGGTCGGCGGATTCTCCTTCCAGCCGGGCGAGTTCGCCAAGATCCTGCTCGCCGTGTTCTTCGCCGCCTACCTCGCGGCGAACCGCAACGCCCTCGCGTACACCGGCCGCAAGATCTGGAAGCTGCAACTCCCCACCGGCCGGGTGCTCGGCCCGATCGTGGCGATCTGGCTGCTCAGCGTCGGGGTGCTGGTCCTGGAGCGCGATCTGGGCACCTCGCTGCTCTTCTTCGGCCTGTTCGTTATCATGCTGTACGTGGCGACCGGCCGGATCGGCTGGATCGCCGTCGGACTGCTGCTCGCCGCCGTCGGCGCGTTCGTCGTCGGCTCCTTCGAACCGCATGTGCACAGCCGGGTGCAGGACTGGATCGACCCGTTCGCCTCGATCGACGCGGGCCGGGGGCCCGGGCAGCTCGCCCAGTCGCTGTTCGCCTTCGCGGCCGGCGGGATGCTCGGCACCGGGCTCGGGCTCGGGCACTCCATCCTCATCGGCTTCGCCGCCAAGTCCGACTTCATCCTGGCGACGGCGGGCGAGGAGCTCGGACTGACCGGGCTGACCGCGATCTTCATGCTGTACGCGCTGCTGGTGGCGCGCGGCTACCGGGCCGGGCTCGCCCTGCGCGACTCGTTCGGACGGCTGCTCTCGATCGGCCTCTCCTCGATCCTGGCGCTCCAGGTGTTCGTGATCGCGGGCGGGGTGATGGGGCTGATCCCGCTGACGGGCATGGCGATGCCGTTCCTCGCCCAGGGCGGTTCGTCCGTGGTCACCAACTGGATCATCGTGGCGCTGCTGATCCGGGTCAGCGACGTGGCCCGCAGACCCCACCCCGACCAGGTGGAGACCGGTGTCATCGCACCCATCCTGGAGGACGAGCTGTGA
- a CDS encoding sensor histidine kinase gives MPAWTATLAWKSAVFITVMCCALAALLGVLVHTAVTRQTVGQAREKALTRLDDVTAAYTAGEALPRRSGLDPPGLPASLRALAVDGERGTMVADHLGRPTMWAAAPADGQALATQTDYGQSARTINGLDRAIVGSSLLAIGATLLAGGFAVTRVTRRLHQTALVARRIGAGDLDARVGDPRTADASRPQDEVAIVAGALDTMASALQHKLLAEQRFTADVAHELRTPLTGLSAAAELLAPGRPSELVRDRVRTMRALTEDLLEISRLDTRTERVDLDVHELAPLVERVVSASGTDTEVEVVGDGPPVRVETDRRRLERVLGNLISNAHRHGHPPVVLTADGPVVTVRDHGEGFPDYLTADGPQRFRTEGGSKGHGLGLTIAAGQARVMGARLVFENAADGGAVARLTLPEYGRPAHEPPLPGPRT, from the coding sequence ATGCCCGCCTGGACCGCGACGCTGGCCTGGAAGTCCGCGGTCTTCATCACCGTGATGTGCTGTGCGCTCGCCGCCCTGCTGGGGGTGCTGGTGCACACCGCGGTCACCCGCCAGACGGTCGGCCAGGCCCGCGAGAAGGCGCTGACCCGGCTGGACGACGTCACCGCCGCCTACACGGCCGGCGAGGCGCTCCCGCGGCGTTCCGGTCTCGATCCGCCGGGGCTGCCCGCCTCGCTGCGCGCCCTGGCGGTGGACGGGGAACGCGGCACCATGGTCGCCGATCATCTCGGCCGCCCGACGATGTGGGCCGCCGCCCCGGCCGACGGCCAGGCGCTGGCCACCCAGACCGACTACGGCCAGAGCGCCCGCACGATCAACGGCCTGGACCGGGCGATCGTCGGCTCCTCGCTGCTGGCGATCGGCGCCACACTGCTGGCCGGCGGGTTCGCCGTCACCCGGGTCACCCGGCGGCTGCACCAGACCGCGCTGGTGGCCCGCCGGATCGGCGCGGGCGATCTGGACGCCCGGGTCGGCGATCCCCGTACGGCCGACGCCTCGCGCCCGCAGGACGAGGTGGCGATCGTCGCCGGAGCACTGGACACGATGGCCTCGGCGCTCCAGCACAAACTGCTGGCCGAGCAGCGCTTCACCGCCGATGTGGCGCACGAGCTGCGCACCCCGCTGACCGGGCTGTCGGCCGCCGCCGAACTGCTGGCTCCGGGCCGCCCCTCCGAGCTGGTGCGGGACCGGGTCCGGACGATGCGCGCCCTCACCGAGGACCTGCTGGAGATCTCCCGGCTCGACACCCGTACCGAACGGGTCGATCTGGATGTGCACGAACTGGCGCCGCTCGTCGAGCGGGTGGTGTCCGCCTCGGGCACCGACACCGAGGTCGAGGTCGTCGGGGACGGGCCGCCGGTACGCGTCGAGACGGACAGGCGGCGGCTGGAGCGGGTGCTCGGAAATCTGATCAGCAACGCGCACCGGCACGGCCACCCGCCGGTCGTGCTGACGGCCGACGGGCCGGTGGTGACCGTACGCGATCACGGGGAGGGCTTCCCGGACTATCTGACGGCGGACGGTCCGCAGCGCTTCCGCACCGAGGGCGGCAGCAAGGGGCACGGCCTCGGGCTGACCATCGCCGCCGGGCAGGCACGGGTGATGGGTGCCCGGCTGGTCTTCGAGAACGCGGCGGACGGCGGGGCGGTCGCCCGGCTGACGCTGCCGGAGTACGGACGCCCCGCACATGAGCCACCACTGCCCGGCCCCCGGACCTGA